In one window of Candidatus Omnitrophota bacterium DNA:
- a CDS encoding sodium-translocating pyrophosphatase, with the protein MYSPAFSVMEKFALWSILGVAILGLLYAGFLMAQVLRYDKGTPKMQEISDAIRVGANAYLSRQFKAVVFLMFILTAALYFTAGATHIQIGRSCAFLMGAFFSAMVGFVGMNLAVQGNVRVAAAARTSFGQALKIAYRTGTITGMLTDGLGLLGGTVIFMIYGEQAYEVLLGFGFGGTLLALFMRVGGGIYTKAADVGADLVGKIEKNIPEDDPRNAATIADNVGDNVGDCAGMAADIFESYEVTIVSAMILGWASFGHKGVIFPLLVRAVGVLSSIFGTYLVRTSDKVRNAMRAINIGFWSSAAVSIIGFCAIGFYYLRFPEKTQLASWASLGVPGLDMRPVYTTMVGIILAITINRVTEYFTKPEAAPVKSIARATQTGHATTIITGIAVGYESTVWAILIIAAAIGASVLIYAGTNPTYIAYGVAMCGIGMLTLTGNNISMDVFGPVADNANGIGEMAHLDKGARQTLADLDAVGNTTKAITKGIAIGSAVVAAVSLFNAYITDIAKATHSTYEQIAASLSISEPNVFIGLLIGGAIPFLFSSMTIRAVGRAAFLIVHEVRNQFKDKEIWEGKKTPDYGRVVDICTAAAQSELVGPGLLAILAPILVGLLLHKEALGGFLAGMILSGQLLAVFMSNAGGAWDNAKKTIEDGLYGGKGSEAHKASVTGDTVGDPLKDTAGPALNPLIKVMNMVALLIVGIMIKNEALTPGIIVIGIAGISVILWVILRSRRDSKEMSLGDTQ; encoded by the coding sequence ATGTACAGCCCGGCTTTTTCGGTGATGGAAAAATTCGCGCTATGGTCGATCCTCGGCGTCGCCATTCTCGGCCTTCTCTATGCAGGGTTTTTGATGGCTCAGGTGCTCCGCTATGACAAAGGAACGCCGAAGATGCAGGAGATCTCCGATGCCATCCGCGTCGGCGCGAACGCGTACTTAAGCCGCCAGTTCAAGGCGGTAGTATTTTTAATGTTCATCCTGACGGCCGCGCTGTATTTCACCGCGGGCGCCACGCACATACAGATAGGAAGGTCGTGCGCGTTTTTGATGGGCGCGTTCTTCTCGGCGATGGTCGGTTTCGTCGGCATGAACCTGGCTGTCCAGGGGAATGTCCGCGTAGCCGCGGCCGCGAGGACGAGCTTCGGCCAGGCGCTTAAGATCGCCTATCGCACGGGAACGATCACCGGTATGCTCACCGACGGCCTCGGGCTGTTAGGCGGCACGGTGATATTCATGATATACGGCGAGCAGGCGTATGAGGTGTTGCTCGGTTTCGGTTTCGGCGGCACGCTCCTGGCTTTGTTCATGAGGGTCGGCGGCGGTATCTACACTAAAGCCGCTGACGTCGGCGCGGACCTCGTCGGAAAGATCGAAAAAAATATCCCGGAAGACGATCCAAGGAACGCCGCGACTATCGCCGATAACGTCGGAGATAACGTCGGCGACTGCGCGGGCATGGCGGCTGACATCTTCGAGTCATATGAAGTCACGATCGTTTCAGCGATGATCCTCGGATGGGCGTCGTTCGGGCATAAAGGCGTCATATTCCCGCTGTTGGTCCGCGCGGTCGGCGTGTTGAGCTCGATATTCGGCACCTACCTTGTTCGCACGAGCGATAAGGTCAGGAACGCCATGCGCGCTATTAATATCGGTTTCTGGTCATCTGCCGCTGTTTCGATCATCGGTTTCTGCGCCATCGGGTTCTATTATCTAAGGTTCCCGGAGAAGACGCAGCTTGCGAGTTGGGCGAGTCTCGGCGTGCCGGGACTTGACATGAGGCCCGTATACACGACAATGGTCGGTATCATCCTGGCCATCACCATAAACCGCGTGACGGAATATTTCACGAAACCCGAAGCCGCGCCTGTAAAGTCCATCGCGAGAGCGACGCAGACCGGCCACGCGACCACGATCATCACCGGCATCGCCGTCGGATACGAGTCGACGGTGTGGGCCATCCTGATCATCGCGGCTGCCATCGGCGCTTCGGTCCTGATCTACGCCGGCACGAACCCGACGTATATTGCTTACGGCGTCGCGATGTGCGGTATCGGCATGTTGACGTTGACCGGGAACAATATCTCGATGGACGTCTTCGGGCCGGTCGCGGATAACGCGAACGGCATCGGCGAGATGGCGCACCTCGATAAGGGCGCGCGCCAGACCCTTGCTGACCTCGACGCGGTAGGCAATACCACGAAAGCGATCACAAAAGGTATCGCGATAGGTTCGGCGGTCGTCGCCGCGGTATCGCTTTTTAATGCTTATATCACGGACATCGCGAAAGCCACTCATTCTACTTACGAGCAGATAGCGGCTTCACTTTCGATATCGGAACCGAACGTTTTCATCGGCCTCTTGATCGGCGGCGCCATACCGTTCTTGTTCAGTTCGATGACGATAAGGGCTGTCGGAAGGGCCGCTTTCCTCATAGTCCATGAAGTAAGGAACCAATTCAAGGATAAAGAGATCTGGGAAGGCAAGAAGACGCCGGATTACGGGCGCGTGGTAGACATCTGCACCGCTGCCGCGCAGAGCGAACTCGTAGGCCCGGGACTTTTGGCGATACTCGCTCCCATACTTGTCGGCCTTTTGCTCCATAAAGAGGCGCTCGGCGGTTTCTTGGCCGGAATGATCCTCTCGGGCCAGCTGTTGGCGGTATTCATGTCTAACGCAGGAGGCGCTTGGGATAATGCCAAGAAAACGATCGAGGACGGGCTTTACGGCGGGAAAGGATCAGAGGCGCACAAGGCATCGGTAACCGGAGACACCGTAGGTGATCCTTTGAAGGATACGGCCGGCCCGGCCCTGAACCCGCTTATCAAAGTCATGAACATGGTCGCTTTATTGATCGTAGGCATCATGATAAAGAACGAGGCCCTGACCCCCGGCATCATAGTTATAGGCATCGCCGGGATATCGGTCATACTTTGGGTCATTTTGAGGTCTAGAAGAGATTCAAAGGAGATGTCCCTGGGCGACACACAATAG
- a CDS encoding inorganic phosphate transporter: MHDGLLLIIPVIAFALIFDFLNGFHDSANSIATVVSTRVLSPRFAVMWAAFFNFIAFLFFGLHVANTIGKGIIDIAIIDKTVIFGTLVGACGWNIITWYFGLPTSSSHALIGGLVGSALVKAGTGALVWKGIIKTVTFIFVSPILGFFLGLAFGVAVYWLFSRSSPTRVDHVFRKGQLVSAALYSLGHGGNDAQKTMGIIASLLFSAGYLGPTFHIPLWIVLACHAAIALGTMFGGWRIVKTMGQKVSKLKPVDGFCAESGAAATLFMSSAFGIPVSTTHTITGAIMGVGSLKRLSAVKWGVAGQIIWAWILTIPCSAAISALTYYVTHLARTRF; this comes from the coding sequence ATGCATGACGGCCTCCTGCTCATCATACCGGTAATCGCTTTTGCGCTTATCTTCGATTTTTTGAACGGTTTCCACGATTCCGCAAATTCGATAGCAACGGTCGTCTCAACGAGAGTGCTTTCCCCGCGTTTCGCGGTAATGTGGGCGGCGTTCTTTAATTTCATCGCGTTCCTCTTCTTCGGCCTGCACGTCGCCAACACGATCGGCAAGGGTATAATCGATATCGCGATCATAGATAAGACGGTCATCTTCGGGACGCTCGTGGGCGCCTGCGGCTGGAATATCATCACCTGGTATTTCGGGCTTCCGACAAGCTCTTCCCACGCGCTCATCGGAGGATTGGTCGGCTCGGCATTGGTAAAAGCCGGCACCGGCGCGCTCGTATGGAAAGGTATTATTAAGACGGTGACTTTTATTTTTGTGTCGCCGATACTCGGGTTTTTCCTGGGCCTGGCCTTCGGCGTGGCGGTCTACTGGCTCTTCAGCAGAAGTTCCCCGACAAGGGTCGACCACGTTTTCAGGAAAGGGCAGTTGGTATCGGCCGCCCTTTACAGTTTAGGCCACGGCGGCAACGACGCGCAGAAAACGATGGGTATCATCGCAAGCCTTCTTTTCAGCGCGGGCTACCTGGGACCGACATTTCACATCCCTCTCTGGATCGTGCTGGCATGCCATGCGGCCATTGCCCTCGGCACGATGTTCGGCGGATGGCGCATCGTCAAGACTATGGGCCAGAAGGTCTCAAAGCTTAAGCCGGTCGACGGTTTTTGCGCCGAGTCAGGCGCGGCGGCGACGTTATTCATGTCTTCGGCGTTCGGCATCCCGGTGAGCACGACTCACACCATCACCGGCGCTATAATGGGTGTCGGTTCGCTAAAAAGATTGAGCGCGGTCAAATGGGGCGTTGCGGGCCAGATAATTTGGGCATGGATACTGACCATTCCCTGCTCTGCGGCCATATCAGCATTGACTTATTACGTTACACACCTGGCAAGAACCCGCTTTTAA
- the serA gene encoding phosphoglycerate dehydrogenase — protein sequence MYKVLVSDALSEEGLKVLKDEKELQVDVKLKLPPEELKAIIKDYDALVVRSSTKVNKDIIEAATKLKVIGRAGVGLDNVDADAASKHGIIVMNTPAGNTISTCEHTWSLMLSMSRNVPNANASLKEGKWDRNKYMGVELYGKTLGIIGLGRIGTEVAKRAMAFGMRVIAYDPFLTVARANDLGVELVEIKDIITESDYITVHTPITSETKHLIGEKEFEQMKKGVRLVNCARGGIIDEKALIKALESGKVAAAALDVYEEEPPKDFTMFKNEKLVATPHLGASTEEAQVNVAIEVAKQVADALLGRGCRNAVNVPCVDPEIYKVIRPYITLAEKMGLVIGQMADARIGEVKVQYSGDIIEHDLASVTIAFLKGLLTPILQETVNFVNASFIAKERGIKIVETKTSQTEEFANLIIAEAQTDKGKVVVAGTLSPRKNPRIVKINDFYVEASTVGYLLLLSNEDKPGIIGQIGTILGQHKINIAGMTLGRTKIGGHAMTVLNLDEEVPAPVMKEIRSAKHVLDARLIKF from the coding sequence ATGTACAAAGTGCTCGTAAGCGACGCGCTGTCTGAAGAAGGATTAAAAGTACTAAAAGACGAGAAAGAGCTCCAGGTGGATGTGAAGTTAAAACTTCCTCCGGAGGAATTGAAGGCGATCATAAAAGATTATGACGCGCTCGTCGTCCGCAGCAGCACGAAGGTGAACAAGGATATTATAGAAGCCGCGACGAAACTTAAGGTCATCGGGCGCGCGGGCGTAGGATTGGATAATGTCGACGCGGATGCCGCCTCGAAACATGGCATCATCGTTATGAATACGCCGGCAGGAAACACGATATCCACCTGCGAGCACACGTGGTCTTTGATGCTCTCCATGTCGCGCAACGTCCCGAACGCGAACGCCTCGTTAAAAGAAGGCAAATGGGACAGGAATAAATATATGGGCGTCGAGCTCTACGGAAAGACGCTCGGCATCATCGGCCTTGGCCGCATCGGCACGGAAGTCGCCAAGCGCGCCATGGCGTTCGGCATGAGGGTCATCGCTTACGACCCGTTCCTTACGGTCGCGAGGGCAAACGACCTCGGCGTCGAGCTGGTCGAAATAAAAGATATTATTACGGAATCGGATTACATCACCGTCCACACGCCTATAACCAGCGAGACGAAACACTTGATAGGCGAAAAGGAATTCGAGCAGATGAAAAAAGGGGTTCGTCTGGTCAACTGCGCGCGTGGCGGCATAATCGACGAGAAGGCGCTCATCAAGGCCCTCGAGTCTGGCAAGGTCGCGGCCGCGGCCCTCGACGTCTACGAGGAGGAGCCGCCGAAAGATTTCACGATGTTCAAGAACGAAAAGCTCGTCGCGACGCCGCATTTGGGCGCGTCCACCGAGGAGGCGCAGGTAAACGTCGCTATCGAGGTCGCCAAGCAGGTCGCCGACGCGCTCCTGGGCCGCGGCTGCAGGAACGCCGTAAACGTCCCGTGCGTCGATCCGGAGATATACAAGGTCATACGGCCGTACATCACCCTCGCCGAGAAGATGGGGCTTGTCATCGGCCAGATGGCCGATGCGCGGATAGGGGAAGTGAAGGTCCAGTATTCGGGCGACATCATCGAACACGACCTTGCTTCGGTGACTATAGCATTCCTTAAAGGCCTCCTGACGCCCATTCTCCAGGAGACGGTAAATTTCGTCAACGCCTCGTTCATAGCCAAGGAGCGCGGGATAAAGATCGTCGAGACGAAGACCTCGCAGACCGAAGAGTTCGCCAATCTCATCATCGCCGAGGCTCAGACCGATAAGGGCAAGGTGGTGGTCGCCGGCACGCTCTCGCCGAGGAAGAACCCGCGCATAGTCAAGATAAACGATTTCTATGTCGAGGCCTCGACGGTCGGGTACCTTCTGCTACTTTCCAATGAAGATAAGCCGGGGATCATCGGCCAAATAGGCACGATACTAGGGCAGCACAAGATAAACATAGCCGGCATGACTCTCGGGAGGACAAAGATCGGCGGCCATGCGATGACCGTCCTTAACCTCGATGAGGAAGTCCCGGCGCCGGTCATGAAAGAGATACGGTCGGCGAAACATGTATTGGACGCAAGGTTGATAAAATTCTAA
- a CDS encoding alanine--glyoxylate aminotransferase family protein — protein MKKNYLMTPGPTPVPPQALLAMAEPIIHHRTPEFMEIFKEVCELLKFVFQTQNDVITLTSSGTGAMEAAVANLLSPGDKAICVQGGKFGERWTELCKAYGITPIIINVEWGKAVDPKAIEAELKKDAGIEAVFTTLCETSTGVLTDIKAIAQVTKSHNAVLAVDAISGLGAEEIKTDEWGIDVVVSGSQKGLMIPPGLAFISLSKKAWEKVEKSKSPRYYLSLKKAKKAIDAADTPFTPAISLVIALRETLRMMKKEGLDVIFNRHKILALATREAMEAMGLKLFAPTAPSNGVTAVRVPEGIDGEKLVKHMRDKYGVGIAGGQAELKSKVIRIAHMGYITDTDILMTIAVLGMALAEMGFRGEPGVGVEAAEEVLLEGRDRGPVEAA, from the coding sequence ATGAAAAAGAATTATCTTATGACGCCGGGACCAACGCCTGTCCCGCCTCAGGCATTGCTCGCCATGGCAGAACCGATAATCCATCACAGGACCCCGGAATTCATGGAGATATTCAAGGAAGTATGCGAACTGCTGAAGTTTGTTTTTCAGACGCAAAATGACGTAATAACGTTGACCTCCTCGGGCACCGGCGCCATGGAAGCCGCGGTCGCCAACCTGCTTTCACCCGGCGACAAAGCGATATGCGTCCAGGGCGGTAAATTCGGCGAGAGGTGGACCGAACTCTGCAAAGCATACGGCATTACTCCTATAATAATAAACGTTGAATGGGGCAAGGCAGTCGACCCGAAAGCCATTGAAGCGGAATTAAAGAAGGACGCGGGCATAGAGGCGGTCTTTACGACGCTGTGCGAGACCTCGACCGGCGTCCTGACTGACATAAAAGCTATCGCGCAGGTGACAAAAAGCCATAACGCGGTCCTGGCCGTAGACGCGATCTCCGGCCTCGGAGCAGAAGAGATAAAGACCGACGAATGGGGAATAGACGTCGTGGTGTCGGGCTCTCAGAAGGGGCTCATGATACCCCCGGGTCTCGCATTCATATCTTTGAGCAAAAAGGCGTGGGAGAAGGTCGAGAAATCCAAGAGCCCGAGGTATTACCTGAGCCTCAAGAAGGCGAAGAAGGCCATTGATGCCGCGGATACGCCTTTTACACCGGCGATATCGCTCGTCATCGCGCTGCGCGAGACGCTGAGGATGATGAAGAAGGAAGGCCTTGACGTCATATTCAACCGCCACAAGATACTGGCTCTCGCGACCCGCGAGGCGATGGAAGCGATGGGGCTTAAGCTATTCGCCCCGACCGCGCCTTCGAACGGTGTGACGGCCGTGCGCGTCCCCGAAGGGATAGACGGCGAGAAACTCGTAAAACATATGAGGGATAAATACGGCGTTGGCATAGCCGGCGGACAGGCCGAGCTCAAGAGCAAGGTTATCCGCATCGCGCATATGGGTTATATAACAGATACGGATATACTCATGACGATCGCCGTGCTCGGCATGGCGCTCGCGGAGATGGGATTCAGGGGCGAACCCGGAGTAGGAGTCGAGGCTGCCGAGGAAGTCCTGCTTGAGGGCCGCGACAGGGGGCCCGTAGAAGCAGCATAA
- a CDS encoding DUF47 family protein has product MFSLIPKEAKFFDMFVRSAENLLRGAKLLKEISDDFSTLAEDAAKLERLEHDSDQITHEIMEKLNMTFVTPLDREDIHELTAALDDVMDFIEAATERMVLYKLKAPTPEIKEMADVILRQAEEINYVMPKLKQLKHSQVMEHCIEINRLENEGDRIQREAVAKLFDEKADALEVIKWRDIYEYLETATDKCEDIAVIIEGIVLKHA; this is encoded by the coding sequence ATGTTCAGCCTGATACCTAAAGAAGCGAAGTTCTTCGATATGTTCGTCAGAAGCGCCGAGAACCTGTTAAGGGGCGCGAAACTCTTGAAGGAGATATCGGATGATTTCAGCACTTTGGCTGAGGACGCCGCGAAGCTCGAAAGGCTCGAGCACGACAGCGACCAGATCACGCATGAGATAATGGAAAAACTCAACATGACGTTTGTGACCCCCCTGGACAGGGAAGACATACACGAGCTCACGGCGGCCCTCGATGACGTCATGGACTTCATCGAGGCCGCTACCGAGCGTATGGTCCTGTATAAATTAAAGGCCCCTACGCCGGAGATAAAAGAGATGGCCGATGTCATCCTGAGGCAGGCGGAAGAGATAAATTACGTGATGCCGAAACTCAAGCAATTGAAACACTCCCAGGTCATGGAGCATTGCATCGAGATAAACCGCCTCGAGAACGAGGGCGACAGGATACAGAGGGAAGCCGTAGCGAAATTATTCGACGAGAAGGCCGACGCGCTTGAAGTCATCAAGTGGAGGGATATCTACGAATATCTCGAGACAGCCACCGATAAATGCGAAGACATAGCTGTTATCATAGAGGGTATAGTCCTTAAGCATGCATGA
- a CDS encoding adenylosuccinate synthase, translating to MEKNTVVVGAQWGDEGKGKIIDIFSRDADYIVRYQGGNNAGHTVVIGNEEFILHLVPSGILHKGKICVIGNGVVVDPEALISEIENLRSKGIEVDDNLKVSDQVHLIFPYHKEIDRLSERRKKIGTTGRGIGPCYVDKVGRCGIRLADLLDDELFKKKLSENIAAKNETLQKLYGHSGFSFYEIYNQFVEYRKKIAKYACNTTIILNEAVKKKKRLLLEGAQGTLLDVDHGTYPYVTSSNATAGGACTGTGLGPSKIDKVVGVVKAYTTRVGEGPFPTEFGPDLMEVIRQKGKEFGATTGRPRRCGWFDSLIVRHSALVNSLDAIVVTKLDVLDELETIKIAVAYKYKGKTYKDFPANIEMLWDVEPVYEELPGWGEDTSGTGSFSKLPTNAKRYLRKLESLIGVKIELVSVGSRREQVFKMGGKK from the coding sequence ATGGAAAAAAACACAGTCGTAGTAGGCGCGCAGTGGGGTGACGAGGGCAAGGGGAAGATAATAGATATCTTCTCCCGCGACGCCGATTATATCGTGCGGTACCAGGGCGGCAATAACGCCGGCCACACCGTGGTCATCGGCAACGAGGAGTTCATCCTGCATCTTGTCCCGTCCGGTATACTGCATAAAGGCAAGATCTGCGTCATCGGCAACGGCGTCGTCGTAGACCCGGAGGCGCTCATAAGCGAAATAGAAAATTTGCGCTCCAAAGGGATAGAAGTCGATGATAACCTTAAGGTTAGCGACCAGGTCCACCTGATATTTCCTTATCACAAGGAGATCGACCGCTTAAGCGAGCGCCGCAAGAAGATCGGCACGACAGGCCGCGGTATCGGGCCGTGTTATGTCGACAAGGTCGGCAGGTGCGGCATCAGGCTCGCAGACCTTTTAGATGACGAGTTATTCAAAAAGAAATTAAGCGAGAATATCGCGGCAAAGAACGAGACCCTGCAGAAATTATATGGCCATTCGGGGTTCTCATTCTACGAGATCTATAACCAGTTCGTCGAATACAGGAAGAAGATAGCGAAGTACGCCTGCAATACCACCATAATCTTAAACGAGGCGGTCAAGAAGAAAAAAAGGCTCCTGCTCGAAGGCGCGCAGGGGACGCTCCTTGACGTCGACCACGGCACGTACCCGTATGTCACGAGTTCCAACGCGACAGCCGGCGGCGCGTGCACCGGCACAGGCCTCGGCCCGTCGAAGATCGACAAAGTAGTCGGCGTGGTAAAGGCGTATACTACGCGCGTCGGGGAAGGGCCTTTTCCCACCGAATTCGGCCCGGACCTGATGGAAGTCATAAGGCAGAAGGGCAAGGAGTTCGGCGCGACGACCGGCCGGCCCAGGAGATGCGGTTGGTTCGACAGCCTGATAGTCCGGCACTCGGCGCTGGTCAACAGCCTCGATGCCATCGTGGTCACGAAACTCGATGTTTTAGACGAGTTGGAGACAATAAAGATCGCGGTTGCGTACAAGTATAAAGGAAAGACATATAAAGATTTTCCGGCGAACATCGAGATGCTGTGGGATGTCGAGCCGGTCTATGAAGAACTTCCGGGCTGGGGAGAGGATACCTCGGGCACCGGGAGCTTCTCGAAATTACCAACTAACGCCAAGAGGTACCTCAGGAAGCTCGAGAGCCTTATTGGCGTAAAGATAGAACTCGTCTCTGTTGGTAGCAGGCGTGAGCAGGTATTCAAGATGGGAGGAAAGAAGTAA
- a CDS encoding OmpA family protein, whose product MFKISRLGVVALLLAAVFAASGCAVGFYKRSPNDMRKIEDLKAEVERLKLLRDQENRELDAARAELERRLKGEQGVSVEMSERGLVVTFLAEVLFDSGKAKVKTPAHEVLDKVAKVITEKAPDRNIAVEGHTDNEPIKKSGWKSNWELSTARATSVLHYLEEKGIAPEKLQATGYGEYRPVASNDTIEGRQENRRVEIIILPRMSKAESEFLKEHEKESEYTK is encoded by the coding sequence ATGTTTAAGATATCGAGATTAGGCGTCGTCGCGTTATTATTGGCCGCGGTATTTGCGGCCTCCGGTTGCGCGGTAGGTTTCTACAAGCGCAGCCCCAACGATATGCGGAAGATAGAGGACCTCAAGGCCGAGGTCGAGCGCCTCAAGTTATTAAGGGACCAGGAGAACAGGGAACTTGATGCGGCCAGGGCCGAGCTCGAGAGGAGATTGAAGGGCGAACAAGGCGTCAGCGTGGAGATGAGCGAACGCGGCCTCGTCGTGACGTTCCTCGCCGAAGTGCTCTTCGATTCCGGCAAGGCGAAGGTAAAGACGCCGGCGCATGAAGTGCTGGATAAAGTCGCGAAGGTAATAACCGAGAAGGCCCCGGACAGGAACATCGCGGTAGAGGGCCACACCGATAACGAGCCGATAAAGAAATCCGGCTGGAAATCGAACTGGGAACTCTCTACGGCGAGGGCGACGTCCGTCCTCCATTATCTGGAGGAGAAGGGTATCGCGCCCGAGAAATTGCAGGCTACCGGTTACGGCGAATACCGCCCCGTGGCCTCCAACGATACGATCGAAGGCAGGCAGGAGAACAGAAGGGTGGAGATAATAATACTGCCCAGGATGTCGAAAGCGGAATCCGAATTCCTGAAGGAACACGAGAAGGAGTCGGAATACACTAAATAG
- a CDS encoding peptidoglycan-binding domain-containing protein, whose translation MSRRTVVALVAVISIFLLSSVVLAMGRKVKPAEQQPASLGTSQPEIELVKPEQLEPNPPITEEMKEIRPQEAGIKLAPDEATKNRQIQAALKNAGYDPGAIDGKLGAKSKKAIKEFQSANGLKADGKVGAKTWAKLSTYILQAGSADNISAPDTNFEKGTPKKGGR comes from the coding sequence ATGTCAAGAAGAACCGTAGTAGCCTTAGTGGCCGTGATCTCGATATTTCTGCTGTCCAGCGTCGTCTTGGCGATGGGCAGGAAAGTAAAACCCGCAGAACAGCAGCCCGCGTCGCTCGGCACCTCGCAGCCGGAGATAGAACTCGTAAAACCCGAACAACTCGAGCCCAATCCCCCGATAACCGAAGAGATGAAAGAGATCAGGCCCCAGGAAGCCGGCATCAAATTGGCCCCCGATGAAGCTACGAAGAACAGGCAGATACAGGCCGCCCTTAAAAATGCAGGCTACGATCCCGGCGCGATAGACGGGAAATTAGGAGCTAAATCCAAGAAGGCGATAAAGGAATTCCAGTCCGCGAACGGCCTTAAGGCAGACGGAAAAGTCGGCGCTAAGACGTGGGCGAAGTTAAGCACATATATTTTGCAGGCCGGCTCCGCCGATAACATTTCGGCCCCGGATACCAATTTCGAAAAGGGCACCCCGAAAAAAGGAGGCAGATAA
- a CDS encoding DUF4912 domain-containing protein: MKKKAKAGTRAVKKIVKKKKKTVKAAGKKTRPVLKKAKKARAVRKITAGVAQRVELGRDRAEESKYYPRPTPYLPPRQWEHEELPSKYGDTRIVVMTRDPHWIFAYWEVGDERRMQIEREASASWDNLRKVLRVYDVTGKGFNGSNANRFFDIDINSAAANWYINVGEADRSWCVDLGVITSSGKFILIARSNIVSTPRDSASDVIDEEWMSIEEQFLKLYGLWGGFAGASPGKARIKKIMKERLQQALASGGISSFVRPEKFRGFWMVVNTELIVYGATEPDAAVTVQGRPIKLNRDGSFSLRFALPDGEQVIPVKGVSHDKAEERTITPIVKKYTK, from the coding sequence ATGAAGAAGAAGGCAAAGGCCGGAACCAGGGCCGTCAAAAAGATCGTGAAAAAGAAGAAAAAAACGGTGAAGGCCGCGGGAAAGAAAACCAGGCCCGTCTTAAAAAAGGCCAAAAAAGCGCGCGCCGTCAGGAAAATAACTGCGGGCGTGGCCCAAAGGGTCGAATTGGGCCGCGACAGGGCCGAGGAGTCAAAATATTATCCGCGCCCAACGCCGTATCTGCCTCCGCGGCAATGGGAGCATGAAGAGCTGCCGTCAAAATACGGCGATACGCGCATCGTCGTGATGACGAGGGACCCCCATTGGATATTCGCTTATTGGGAGGTCGGCGACGAAAGGCGCATGCAGATAGAGCGCGAGGCAAGCGCATCCTGGGACAACCTCAGGAAGGTCCTGCGCGTCTATGACGTCACCGGCAAGGGTTTTAACGGCTCGAACGCCAACAGGTTTTTTGATATAGACATAAATTCGGCCGCGGCCAACTGGTACATAAACGTCGGCGAGGCGGACAGGTCCTGGTGCGTGGACCTGGGCGTCATTACCTCGAGCGGGAAGTTCATACTCATAGCCCGTTCGAATATCGTTTCCACGCCGCGCGACAGCGCCTCGGACGTCATCGACGAAGAGTGGATGTCGATCGAGGAACAGTTCCTGAAGCTCTACGGCCTATGGGGCGGGTTCGCCGGCGCGTCGCCGGGCAAGGCCCGGATAAAAAAGATAATGAAGGAACGCCTCCAGCAGGCGCTCGCCTCCGGCGGCATCAGCTCGTTCGTCCGCCCGGAGAAATTCCGCGGCTTCTGGATGGTCGTCAACACAGAGCTGATAGTATACGGCGCGACCGAGCCTGACGCGGCGGTCACGGTCCAGGGCAGGCCCATAAAGCTCAATCGCGACGGGTCGTTTTCCCTGCGTTTCGCGCTTCCCGACGGGGAGCAGGTGATACCGGTAAAGGGCGTCTCGCACGACAAGGCTGAAGAGCGCACGATAACACCAATAGTCAAGAAATACACAAAATAA